In Novipirellula artificiosorum, the genomic window AGCGCCGCATGACTATTTTGAAAACGCGCCTCGCTACGACAGCTACCTCGCAGATGTCGAGATTCCCGAGCCAGATTCGCTATGGAACAAACCCTCTGGGTGGGGTTCCCTTGCAACACGCGGTCACAACGATGAACTGGTGCCGCACATTGGTACTTCGATCGGGCGCCGTAACCCGCGGCGTTCCTACGCAGCGGATCTCCCTCAGTTTTTTCCGAAGGAATTCAAGTGGGATTATAACGATCCCAATTTGTCGAATGATGAGATCAAGCACTTGGCCTATCAAGCCTACCTCAAGAAATACTTGCGCTGCGTGAAGGGAGTCGATGACAACTTGAAACGTTTGTTCGACTACTTGAAAGCAGAAGACTTGTTTGACCGTACCGTGATCATCTACACGGGCGACCAAGGTTTTTGGCTGGGAGAGAAGGACTATCAGGACAAGCGTTGGGCTTACGATCCGTCCGAGCGAATGCCATTCATCGTCCGCTATCCCAAGACGATTCCAGCGGGCATTCGCAGTGACGCGATTGTTGAAAACATCGATTATCCCGCGTTGATGTTGGACTTTGCTGGCGTGGATCAACCGGACCCGATGCAAGGGAAGTCGTTTCGATCGATTTGCGAAACCGGAAAAGAACCGGCCGATTGGAAGCAGTCGACCTACTATCGGTATTGGATGCACATGGCCCATCACGACAACCCTGGCGAGATGGCGATTCGGACGAAAGACTACAAACTGATTTACTTCTACGGATGCGATTATGAGGGCCAGGACCAAACGCCTCCTGGTTGGGAATTGTACGATCTCAACAAAGATCCGAACGAAGGGGTCAACGTTTACGATGATCCCGCCTACGTGACGATCCGTGATGAGTTGAAGACGTTGTTGGCCCAGCGTCGAGAGCAGATTGGCGACGATGGATCTCACTTCCCCGAGTGCGAGAAAATCGTGCAGCAGTTTTGGGATTACGACGAAGCGGATCGAAAAGCAGCGATCGAAATCTCGAAGCAGTTTCGGTTTCGTCGGGAAGCCTTCCTAGCGAAACCGAAAAAATAGTGCCATCACGCACGACCGCCGACGGGATGCAAACGGGCGGCACTCCAAACGGCTTCAAGCCGTGGATCGGTTCTCGTATCACAACGGGGCGGTGGAGAGGTTATGCGACCTTGGCGGCGATTTGTCGATGCATTTCCAATTCGTCGATGGCTTCGCAAACATGATCGACGCCGATCGCTCGCATCGCGGCATTATCGGCTCGGCGACGATGGCGCCGTGAACCCTGTTCGTATGCTTTTTGCAGCGAGATTTGTCCGTACGGGCCACTGTCACCGGGCCGGGTCGCGCCGTAGAGCCCAATGGTGGGCACGCCGACGGCGACGGCCATGTGCAACGGGCCGGTGTCGCCGCTGATGAACAATTCCGAGGTGCTGATCAGTGCGGCTAAGTGATGCAAATCCGTATCGGGTGCTAACAGTGCCGCTCCGTCGGCATCGGCTACGATGCGGTTGGCGGTTTCTTTTTCGCTAGGAGTTCCCCAAACGATGGCGCTTTTGAATTCATAGCGGTCGCGTAGGTACTTCGCAGTCGATGCAAACCGGTCGGCCTCCCAAAGTTTGGATGGCCAAGTGCCGCCGGGGTTGAGAACCGCCAATCGTGGATGCTTCAAGGTTCTTCGCCAACGGTTGGCCCACAACATCGAGGCATCCGGGATCGGCAAATCCCAGCGAACCTGCGGCGCGTGGACCCCCAAAGGGGAAAGCAGTTCGAGCGATCGATCTGTGACATGGTGAAAGGCAGGAGCGACACGGACATTGTTAAAGAAACGGCTAAGTTCACTGCCGTGGGCACCGGCGAAACCGATCCGCTGCGATGCGCCGGAGAGCCAACCGGCCAATGCCGATTTGGTTTTTCCTTGGCAATCGATCGCAATATCGAACTGGTGCGGGCGAAGCAGCGAGCGAACGTTGCGAATGCGTTGGGGCGACGTGTACCATTTGCGTTTCAGTTCAATGACGGCATCGAGCGCTCGATGCCGGCGGACCATCGGCGCTGACTTCTTCTCAACCGCCCATCCGAGGTAAGCATTCGGAAATTCATGGCGCAGCGCCGCGGCAACCGGCAGGGTTAAGATCGCATCGCCAATCGCACTGAGCCGACTGATCAGAATCCGTGGCCCGTCACGGTTCTCCGTTGAATTCTTCTGCATACCTGCGCTCCTTCGCTTGCTCGATCACTAGGCGGCATCGTTCCAGTAGGTTTTGAGCCAAGTCGCTGGACGTGTTGATTTGAAAGGCCCTGCGGAATAGCCAGCGATCGCTTGGTCAGGCAGTGGATAGCCGTGGAACGCCAGCACTCGCATATCACTCGGTTGATAAGGGTCACGAATCAAGTTCAACGGGAATTTGGGTCGACAACTTCGCTTGAAGCTACAAACCCACTCGCTCGGCCAAAACGCTAAATCATCCAACAGTGTCCGGCTGACGTACTGCTGCTCGATCCGAAACTGCTCGAGCACTTCGGTTTGGTGCGCACAAAAGTGATGGTAGACTCGGGCGTGTTGTTCGGGATCGAAGCGGAATACCGAGGTGTTCCCCACACGGCCATCGCGGCCTGGTATCCATGCTCGGCGTTTTTCGAGCCAATCATGAATCACGCAGAAGGATCCGCTGCGGTAGGTGAAAAAATCATCCAGTGATCCGGTGATAACGACGTCAAGATCCAAGAACAGGGTGTCGCCTTGTAAATTCGCTAAATTGGGCTGAAAGAGTCCCACTTTACGCCAGGTTTCGCCACCCTTACGAGCGTCGAACGCATTTTCGTCGAAGGGGGTTACCGGTAACGGATGAATGTCGACTTGCGGGTCAATCCCGGTGGCATTGTCGGTCAGGCAAACGAAGCGAAACGGCAACGATAGGTGTTCGCGAACCCCGCTCAGCAACCGGTTGACGTACTCACTGCCGTACTTACTTCCCCATTTGATACACAGAACGTTTGCTACCATTACAGGCTCCTTCCCGTCTTCACCGAGTGATTGCGCATCCTAGTTCTCAGGATTCGAAGCTACGAAATATCGGGAAACGGGGAAAGAGGAATCCGATCACTTTGGAGGGGCGGGGTGCAGCCGGTTTTCCTCCCCTTCGGATCTCGGCGGCCAAATGCTGAACAAACGAGCCTCAATGTTGCTACAATTTTTCTCGATTGACACGACCGCCTACTTCCCCCGAGTTCACAACGATGACGACTTCTCGATTACCTCTAGCCCGCGTTTTGACGATGTTATTGCTCAGTTTCACCACAGGGTTGCCAGCTCAGGTTTCTGGTGACGAAGGGATGTATTTGTTTAATGAGTTGCCTGCTGAACTTCTGCAAGAACGCCATGATTTCGAAGCGACGGCCGAATGGGCGGATGCACTGCGATTGTCGTCGGTTCGTTTTAACGTGGGAGGGTCCGGATCGTTCATTTCCAGCGACGGGTTGGTGTTGACCAATCATCATGTTGCCAGTGACACACTTCACAAATTGAGCACGCCAGATCGTAATCTGATCGAAGACGGGTACCTCGCCAAATCCTTGCAAGATGAATTGAAGGCACCCGATTTGGAACTGAATCAATTGGTAGCGATTCTGAACGTCACCGAGCGAGTCAATGCGGGCGTTTCGACCGATGCGGTCAGCGAAGAGGCGGTGAAGCAACGACGCGCCGTGATCGCGGAAATCGAGAAGGAATCATTTGATGAGACGGGGTTGCGTAGCGACGTGGTGACGTTATTTGGAGGTGCCCAATATCATCTGTATCGGTACAAGAAGTACACCGATGTCCGATTGGTTTGGGCTCCAGAGACGGAAGCGGCTTTTTTTGGTGGCGATGCGGATAACTTTGAATACCCACGCTTCAACCTCGACGCGACCATCATGCGAGTCTACGAAGAGGGGAAACCCGCGAAACTCGACCACTTTCTGCGCTGGAATCGGAATCCACTTTCCGAGGGGGAGTTGGTCTTTGTCAGCGGCAATCCGGGTCGCACACAGCGGATCTTTACCGTGGCAGCACTCAAGTTTTTGCGTGATGACCGAATTCCGTATGTCCTCGACTACTTGCGACGGAAAGAAATTTTGATGCAACAGTTCGGGTTGGAGGGGACGGAGCAGGCACGGCGGGCGCGGGACGAATTATTTGGAATCCAAAATGCTCGCAAGGCGTACACGGGTATGCTCGCCGGTTTGCAGGACCCGCAGACGTTTGTCGCCAAACGGGGCCGAGAAGACCGGCTGCTCAGCGAGCTGAAGAAAGATACCGAGCTGGCGGACTTGGCGATGGCGTGGTCCGCCATCGAAGCGATTCAAGACGACAAACGAGCCATGCTCGACCAGACCGTCAGTCTGCGCAGCACGTTCGCCGAGTTGGCGATGCAAATCGTCCTGCTTGCGAGTGAGGAGTTGAAACCGAATGCAGAGCGGCTTCGCGGGTTTACCGATTCGTCACGTGAATCACTGATGCAAGAATTGCTCAGCACGGCGCCGATCTACCGAGATTTGGAACAAGTCAAATTGGCCGATGAAATATCGCGTCTCGCGATTCACCGAGGTGTCGAGGACAATCTGGTTCAAGAGATTTTGGCCGGCAAGGGGCCGCGCGAACGCGCCGCGGCTTTGATCGAAGGGACGCGGCTCGATGATGTCGAAGTGCGCAAAGAACTGATTGAGGGTGGCCACAATGCGGTATTCAGTTCGCAGGATCCCATCATGATCTTGGCCCGGACGCTGGAACCCGAATACCGAATCATCCGCGAAAAGAACGAACAAATTGAAGAGCGGGAACGGCAAGCCTATGCGAAGGTTTCCCAAGCGATCACCGCACTGGAAGGGACGAGCGGCTACCCCGATGCCACGTTCACGTTGCGTTTGGCTTTTGGAACCGTCAAAGGTTATAGCGAAGACGGAAAATGGATCGATCCGACAACCAACTTCGCTGGAGCGTACCAGCATGCCGAATCACACAAGGGGCAAATCGACTTCGATCTGCCGCAGTCATGGATGAAGGCCAAGGACCAAGTTGATTTGCAGGCGCAATTGAATTTTGTTTGCACCGCCGACATCATCGGTGGTAACAGCGGTTCGCCGGTCGTCAGCCGTGACGGAGAGTTAGTCGGTTTGATCTTTGATGGGAACATTCAAAGTTTAACCAGCGACTACCTCTACAGCGATGAGCAGGCCCGAGCCGTCAGCGTCTCGGGTGTCGGCATCCTCGAAGCATTACGGTCAATCTACGATGCCAAAGCGTTAGCGGATTCGATCGGGAAATAGTCGGACCAAGGGTGGCATCGTGAGCCGACTATTCGAGTTCTTCAAGGCTTTCACGTTCCTCTTGGTTGGCGGTCCAGTAGAACACCGTTCCAACGATCGCCATCGTGACCTTAACGATTTCAAAGATCAAGGCGATCAAGCTGCCCGAGGCGGCCGTTTTCGTTGCAGGGATCGTTCGGTAGAGCCATTCGATCACTACTTCGTAGACGCCCAGCCCGGCCGGTGTGATCGGCACGGCCGCAGCGAGCATTCCGATCGGGACAATCACGAAGTGTTCCAACAGCGTTGGCGGATGGACGTACAGACTGCGAGCGATCAAGTACATGCTGATCACCAAAAGTGAGTGAACCCCGAGGCTCATCGCAACGGCGACAAAGAAGGCGATCGGATGCCGATGAAACATTCGCAGCGGAGCACCGACTTTCGCAACCCACGGGCCGATCCAACGGAGACGGCTGGCCAACTGCACCAGTTGGTCGACCGTTTTGCCACCGAAGACCAATACCGCCAACACCACGGTTCCGATGCTGACGAGGATTCCTGTGGCGAGCTTGATCTGATCGAGCCGATCGCGGTTCTCGTCGCTCGAACCGGAGGGATCGGCAACGAGCAACGCCAGCGCAACGAGCAGCAATAGCCCGTACAGTCCCACCCCTCGATCGACAAACACCGACGCGACCGCTTCGATACGCTTGCCGGGCCGGCGCTTGGCTAAGAAAATCGCTTTGAAGAGATCGCCGCCCACGCTGCCAGCGGAAACAAAGTTGAACAGAAAGCAAATGGAGCTGATCCGAAACGCTTCGACCATCGACAACGAGATGCCTTGGCAGCGGACCAGTATGCACCAGCGAGCAAACGAGAGGCTTACGGCGGCAAGTGCGACCAACAACGCGGCGGCCAACAGACCATAGTTCTTGGGCTGTGCAGAAAGTAGCGCCCAATTGATATGGAAAAACGCCAGCCAGAGGATAATGGCAGCAGGGATCGCAAACTTGATTGCGGTCCATCCGATGGTTTTCCAAGTGGGGTGCATGGGCGGAAAGGATAGTGGTCAGCCCCCGTCTGTCCAAGCGGCATCCATTTGCAGTCCTGAGTGGTATGATGCAAGGGTCCTCTTCCCGAACAGGTAATTATGGATCATGAACGACAAGCGAAGCGAAGCAGAAAAACAAAAAAACGCTGAAATCGAGCGGGAAATCCTCGCACAGCGCGGCTACTCGCTGGCGGACGCGATCGGTCGCATGGGGGGGGAGCGTATGCTCAAGGGCACCTCCCCGGTGACCCGAAAACGTCAGGCGGAGCTAGAAATTGAGCGATATCTCGAACAGCATCTGGTCGATACCGAAGGTGCACTGGAAATTGTACTGCTGCGCCGATTCCGAACGAGCGAGACGGTATTGAAACAAGGTTACGAGAAACCGGTGGAGGCGTTCGCCGCACTGATATCGGGGCTGGTCGAGAATACCGAACGACTGCACGGGTTGGTCGACGACGTCGATGCCGAGTGGGGACGGATGTATTTGGAGCGTCCTCACTTTGAAAGGCCCGGTCAGCCGGCAGACGCCGAGGACCCCTACACCTTCGATTCGGTCCGCGTGAAACTGCGTCGTTTGCTTGAGACCATGGGATCGTAGCCGTAACCGCTCTTTACGGTTCCCGGGTTGCCTTGCTACTAGGGTATCACTGAGGGGTCTGAAAGCCACGGAAGAATAGGGCAACGGATGGAACGACTGTACGATCGAAACAGAACGCTCTTGCTGCTGGCAACGATCTTGATGATCGTGCTGCAGAGGTTTGCTGCTGCCCAAGATTACGATCCGATGATTGTCAGCGACGCGGTGGAACAAGAAGTCTATCAAAACACCGAACTGCGATTTGGCGAAGAACCGGTCGAGAGATTCCGCAAGAGCTTCTATCAAGGGACCGAGCTTGTTGGAGGATACCTCGCGGACCTTGGCGACAAGGCGGGTGGGTTGGACGTCTCGTTTGAAGAAGCTCGAGTCAGCCTCGGTGTTCCGCTTGGCAGCATGGACAACCTGCTGGCGATTCGGCCCTATTTCCGTGCCGATCATTTGAACGGCCCTACGACCATCGACGTTCCCGAAACGCTTTACGACACCGGTGTCTCACTGTTTAATCGAAGGGTATGGTCCGATCGTTTTTCGACGACCGTGATGATCACCCCCTCGGTACGAAGTGATTTCACGACCAGTAAGAAAGCCTTTCGCTTGTTTGGATTGGGGTTGGTCAATTGGCAAAAGCGTCCTGATTTGAGCTTGTCGTTGGGGGTCGTCTACCTCGGACGATCCGACTTGCCTCTGTTACCCGCCTTTGGTGCGACGTGGACGCCGAATCCTTGGTGGAAGTTTGACGCGATGCTACCGCGGCCGCGGATTGCGCGACGGCTTTGGAAACAGGGTGGTCAGGCGGAGGCCTGGGCTTACATCGGGGGAACGCTTGGCGGCAACACCTGGGCGGTGACACGTGACAGCGGTGCCGACGATGAGTTGACGCTCAGCGATCTGCGATTACTCGCGGGCTACGAACAAATCCGGGCTGGCAATCGTGGATTGTTCGTCGAGGGGGGGTATAGCTTCAATCGATCGATCGAGTACGAGCAAACCGAGGACGACATCGATCTGGACGACGCACTGTTTGTGCAGGCCGGTTGGCAGTTCTAGCCCGGATGATTCACGCAAACACACATAAGTTCAACGTACAACCTATCATATAACGAATTGCGTCGACTGCTCGAAAGACAGGCTTTTTTTCGACGATCCCTCGCTCACGCTCTGTGAGTGATACCCAAGTCAAACGACGCCGAGGAACGTCAACCAAATGACTGACGGATTGTTCAAGAATTATCTCCCGATGAAGCCAAAAGCGACCAAGACTCCAAAGCCAATGACGACAACGCCAACTACTTGATAGAAACGATGTGCGCTTTCGCCCCATAGTAGTTTCGAACGCGCAGCCATTAACCAATAGACCATGAACTCGCTCTTTCGAAGACCACAAACCAACATGAAGAAACCCGCTGCTGCGGTCAAACCTCCCCAAAGCACATGCATCTTCTCTCCCTAATTGGACTGCGCCATTTTGTCGGCGATATTCAGTTATTTTCCGAATCAATCTCGGACTGAGTGGCGCTGTCCAGTTAGGGTCCCATTGCCCCGAAAGCGGTTGCGTCTTGGAGCGATGTCCCAGCTGGCACGAGTGAGGCGACGGACGCGTGCATTGCATCCGGATTCTTGTAGTTGTGGGTGGTCCGAGTTGCGCTCCTGACGCAGCCAGCGGTCACCGCCGCAACAAGCACCAAAAGGTCACAGTGAATTCAACGAATCCGTTTGTTCAAGGAGTGCTCCATCACTTGCTCGAATGAACGGCCAGGATCGCGCTGACCGCGGCGTTGCCGGCCCATTGCTCAAGAGACATTCGAGGGCTCGTCGGTTTACCAACCAGATCGCCGTGACACCGAACGCGAGTATTGAGGCAGCGAACCGGACAATGCGCAGCCTTAGAGCAGCATGTGTTTCCACATTCTTTACACTCGATTCAGGCCATGGATTTAAGCAAAAATTTGTTTGAGGGGCGGATTGCATTTCAGTCGGCGAACGGTAGCCGACACTCAGGACGGACGAAGGACTTTCTGCCCTCCAAAACCGCGCAAGCCGTCCTTCGGTGCAGTACGCCCAATCTGGGCGCGATCTTGTGGGGTGTGGTTCCTTTGGGAAGCCAGTCCCCTGTACGAAAACGGAACTTGAACGAAGGACAGTATTCCAACAGCGGAAATAGTGAGTATCGCAAACGCTGACGGTTCAGGCACCGCCGTTACCGACAAATTCACACCGACAAAGTCGCCGTCTGCGGAAGTCCTTGCAATTTGAAGCTCGACTACGTCGCCCGCAGATACGGAGAGGTTTGATAAAGCAATAGAACCACCAGAACCGTCTTGAAATGAGAACGGGTTTGCGCGGGAAAAGGCGTCGCCAGATTCAAGGTGCCCATAGCTCAGTATGTTTCCGTTCAGAAGTAAAGTCCAATCGTTTCCTCGGCCTATATCGCGTCCCATCCAGGCATTTCCATCAAGATTGACGATAGTATTAAATGTACTTGTCCATGCGATGTTTGCGGTAGATGAACTGGGCCCACTTCCTGGGTCTGACGAATGGACGACGATGTCGCCGGTCTGCCAGTCGAAGATGTCGGTAGTGGACCGAAAAATGGCAGGAATGAAATCGGCTTCGCCGCTGCTTGGTGCCCATGCAGGTTGTGTCGACACTGCGCCAAGCGGCGTCCAATTGTTTACGAGAGGTAATGCGTTAGTCCCTTCGCGATAGGCCCAAACTCCATGTGCGGCGAGGTTTGGATTGGACGTGTCGCTCCAATCACTGCTCAAGTCAGCAATGATTCCACCAAAACTCTTCGAAGGAATTGAGAATATACCAGTCAAAATCACAGCAATCACAATCGATGATAGTTTCATGATGCACCTTCAAAGGGTTTGGAAACGGAACGGAACTGATCAGCGGAGACGCACAAACGACTTGCAAGCAGACGAGAGAATGGACCACTCGTTCCCCCGTGCATTTCATGGCTCCTCAATCCTCAATTGTACGCGATGCAAGTGATCGTGACACAAGAAAATCTTGCCAGAGGCATCGTATAGTCTTTCGTCGTCATCGCGAACTTGATGCGAGACACTCGGAATATTCCTTCGCAGAACGGGGCCGCCCCTACCGTCCCTTCGACCCATTGCAGGGTGCGGGCCGAAGCGACGGCGAGGCG contains:
- a CDS encoding S46 family peptidase, which translates into the protein MLLLSFTTGLPAQVSGDEGMYLFNELPAELLQERHDFEATAEWADALRLSSVRFNVGGSGSFISSDGLVLTNHHVASDTLHKLSTPDRNLIEDGYLAKSLQDELKAPDLELNQLVAILNVTERVNAGVSTDAVSEEAVKQRRAVIAEIEKESFDETGLRSDVVTLFGGAQYHLYRYKKYTDVRLVWAPETEAAFFGGDADNFEYPRFNLDATIMRVYEEGKPAKLDHFLRWNRNPLSEGELVFVSGNPGRTQRIFTVAALKFLRDDRIPYVLDYLRRKEILMQQFGLEGTEQARRARDELFGIQNARKAYTGMLAGLQDPQTFVAKRGREDRLLSELKKDTELADLAMAWSAIEAIQDDKRAMLDQTVSLRSTFAELAMQIVLLASEELKPNAERLRGFTDSSRESLMQELLSTAPIYRDLEQVKLADEISRLAIHRGVEDNLVQEILAGKGPRERAAALIEGTRLDDVEVRKELIEGGHNAVFSSQDPIMILARTLEPEYRIIREKNEQIEERERQAYAKVSQAITALEGTSGYPDATFTLRLAFGTVKGYSEDGKWIDPTTNFAGAYQHAESHKGQIDFDLPQSWMKAKDQVDLQAQLNFVCTADIIGGNSGSPVVSRDGELVGLIFDGNIQSLTSDYLYSDEQARAVSVSGVGILEALRSIYDAKALADSIGK
- a CDS encoding glycosyltransferase family 9 protein, whose amino-acid sequence is MQKNSTENRDGPRILISRLSAIGDAILTLPVAAALRHEFPNAYLGWAVEKKSAPMVRRHRALDAVIELKRKWYTSPQRIRNVRSLLRPHQFDIAIDCQGKTKSALAGWLSGASQRIGFAGAHGSELSRFFNNVRVAPAFHHVTDRSLELLSPLGVHAPQVRWDLPIPDASMLWANRWRRTLKHPRLAVLNPGGTWPSKLWEADRFASTAKYLRDRYEFKSAIVWGTPSEKETANRIVADADGAALLAPDTDLHHLAALISTSELFISGDTGPLHMAVAVGVPTIGLYGATRPGDSGPYGQISLQKAYEQGSRRHRRRADNAAMRAIGVDHVCEAIDELEMHRQIAAKVA
- a CDS encoding sulfatase family protein gives rise to the protein MIHSLKICFLVCLSSLAVVARAEQPPNILFIMSDDHTAQAIGAYATLLKDLNPTPTIDTLAAEGICFDNAFCTNAICTPSRACIITGNYNHNNGVFDLRGNIEPQNQTLPILMRQAGYQTAMIGKWHLVKEPNFDYYKVLPGQGKYFDTEFRVQGDKPWPKNVVTYKGSHSSDVITDSTLDWFKNKRDPDKPFFVCHQYKAPHDYFENAPRYDSYLADVEIPEPDSLWNKPSGWGSLATRGHNDELVPHIGTSIGRRNPRRSYAADLPQFFPKEFKWDYNDPNLSNDEIKHLAYQAYLKKYLRCVKGVDDNLKRLFDYLKAEDLFDRTVIIYTGDQGFWLGEKDYQDKRWAYDPSERMPFIVRYPKTIPAGIRSDAIVENIDYPALMLDFAGVDQPDPMQGKSFRSICETGKEPADWKQSTYYRYWMHMAHHDNPGEMAIRTKDYKLIYFYGCDYEGQDQTPPGWELYDLNKDPNEGVNVYDDPAYVTIRDELKTLLAQRREQIGDDGSHFPECEKIVQQFWDYDEADRKAAIEISKQFRFRREAFLAKPKK
- a CDS encoding glycosyl transferase, with translation MVANVLCIKWGSKYGSEYVNRLLSGVREHLSLPFRFVCLTDNATGIDPQVDIHPLPVTPFDENAFDARKGGETWRKVGLFQPNLANLQGDTLFLDLDVVITGSLDDFFTYRSGSFCVIHDWLEKRRAWIPGRDGRVGNTSVFRFDPEQHARVYHHFCAHQTEVLEQFRIEQQYVSRTLLDDLAFWPSEWVCSFKRSCRPKFPLNLIRDPYQPSDMRVLAFHGYPLPDQAIAGYSAGPFKSTRPATWLKTYWNDAA
- a CDS encoding lysylphosphatidylglycerol synthase transmembrane domain-containing protein, with translation MHPTWKTIGWTAIKFAIPAAIILWLAFFHINWALLSAQPKNYGLLAAALLVALAAVSLSFARWCILVRCQGISLSMVEAFRISSICFLFNFVSAGSVGGDLFKAIFLAKRRPGKRIEAVASVFVDRGVGLYGLLLLVALALLVADPSGSSDENRDRLDQIKLATGILVSIGTVVLAVLVFGGKTVDQLVQLASRLRWIGPWVAKVGAPLRMFHRHPIAFFVAVAMSLGVHSLLVISMYLIARSLYVHPPTLLEHFVIVPIGMLAAAVPITPAGLGVYEVVIEWLYRTIPATKTAASGSLIALIFEIVKVTMAIVGTVFYWTANQEERESLEELE
- a CDS encoding DUF6268 family outer membrane beta-barrel protein; protein product: MERLYDRNRTLLLLATILMIVLQRFAAAQDYDPMIVSDAVEQEVYQNTELRFGEEPVERFRKSFYQGTELVGGYLADLGDKAGGLDVSFEEARVSLGVPLGSMDNLLAIRPYFRADHLNGPTTIDVPETLYDTGVSLFNRRVWSDRFSTTVMITPSVRSDFTTSKKAFRLFGLGLVNWQKRPDLSLSLGVVYLGRSDLPLLPAFGATWTPNPWWKFDAMLPRPRIARRLWKQGGQAEAWAYIGGTLGGNTWAVTRDSGADDELTLSDLRLLAGYEQIRAGNRGLFVEGGYSFNRSIEYEQTEDDIDLDDALFVQAGWQF